Proteins encoded in a region of the Zea mays cultivar B73 chromosome 4, Zm-B73-REFERENCE-NAM-5.0, whole genome shotgun sequence genome:
- the LOC103654647 gene encoding pentatricopeptide repeat-containing protein At3g13880: MLPQRQRSPEPDHLLPIPTHPVHPNHTTLPTQLRPAEGPPHGAGHRFPPLEPSLYADLFRRASRGRLLPLARLTHSHMIRAGYRPGLFLSNNLLAAYVRCDDTRSARLLFDGMPRRDVVTWNTLIAGYATQGSASLALGAFRGARWDGSVAVDRFTYAAVLAACGGARDWRSGRVTHGLAVVSGLARTAFVANSVIDMYAKCGMIDEVRLAFDRADERDEVSWNLLLSAYVRMGWPEVAVSVLVWMHRSGVKLDAFALGRILKACSELEDSEDVRRMLHGCVIKVGLDLDVFVGSTMMDMYAKNGGLEEAIKVFGCIPCQNVVIYNTMIAGFARLGNDPCPEIRMEAIRIYSNMLCRRIRPSKFTFKSVLEVCNLINEPRCWRQLHAHVILFGFEDDEFIANALINLYSKVCLVDDSLRCFHRTPKQEIFTWTSMIRAFVHNEHSDKALHFFRELRYTGVEPDQFTISCVMNACADLSMPIACEQIHCYAVKSGFDRFTLCGNSQIEMYRGTGDLKAAKKSFERIPSLDTFSWSQMILSYAVHGHGREALLLFKKMRDCGVMINEFAFLAVLVACSHEGLIDEGFRNYDSMVSHYSFVPDMKHIACMVDLLGHVGKVADAEDFIKSYGLENNAVLWHTLLRACRIHGDKDRGIKTGEKLMMLEPFTASSYVMLYNLYMDAGKISLAMRTRGQMRERGMTKESGISWAEFRGSVHHFVDGDNSCSQKDASFTRLEELLVRVKQKTEQGSMNVWEVGFKSGKVSENAIDKHGELLAVALGLSTLPNTAPVKVMKNQKMSWESHETLKLLSERENREIIVRDPTRFHHFSQGSCSCLGYW, from the exons ATGCTGCCGCAGAGACAGAGGTCGCCGGAGCCGGACCATCTTCTCCCAATCCCAACCCACCCCGTGCACCCAAACCATACTACGCTTCCAACTCAGTTGCGACCTGCTGAAGGTCCACCGCACGGCGCCGGCCACCGCTTCCCGCCCCTGGAGCCGTCGCTTTACGCGGACCTCTTCCGGCGCGCGTCGCGGGGCCGGTTGCTGCCGCTGGCCAGGCTCACCCACTCCCACATGATCCGCGCGGGGTACCGGCCGGGTctgttcctgagcaacaacctgctgGCCGCCTACGTCCGCTGCGACGACACGCGGAGCGCCCGACTGCTGTTCGACGGCATGCCGCGCCGGGACGTCGTCACCTGGAATACGCTCATCGCCGGATACGCCACCCAGGGCTCCGCGAGCTTGGCGCTCGGCGCGTTTCGGGGCGCGCGGTGGGATGGCTCTGTCGCTGTGGATAGGTTCACCTACGCCGCAGTGCTGGCCGCGTGCGGTGGCGCCAGGGACTGGAGGAGCGGCCGTGTcacgcatgggctggctgtggtcaGCGGGCTTGCACGGACCGCGTTCGTGGCTAACTCGGTGATTGACATGTACGCCAAGTGCGGGATGATTGACGAGGTGAGGCTGGCGTTTGATCGAGCCGATGAGCGGGATGAGGTTTCGTGGAACCTGCTCTTGTCCGCGTATGTGCGGATGGGGTGGCCAGAGGTTGCGGTCAGTGTGCTTGTCTGGATGCACCGGTCAGGTGTGAAGCTCGATGCTTTCGCCCTGGGTAGGATCCTGAAGGCTTGTTCTGAGCTTGAAGATTCAGAGGATGTAAGGAGGATGCTTCATGGTTGTGTGATTAAGGTCGGtttggacttggatgtgtttgTTGGAAGCACCATGATGGACATGTATGCAAAGAACGGCGGGTTGGAGGAGGCCATCAAGGTGTTTGGTTGCATTCCATGCCAGAATGTGGTAATTTACAATACCATGATAGCAGGATTTGCTCGTTTAGGTAACGATCCATGTCCTGAGATTAGAATGGAAGCAATCAGGATTTATTCAAACATGCTCTGTAGGAGGATAAGGCCGTCCAAATTTACATTCAAGAGCGTGCTTGAAGTGTGCAATTTGATCAATGAGCCACGATGTTGGAGGCAACTACATGCCCATGTTATACTCTTTGGGTTCGAAGACGATGAGTTCATTGCAAATGCACTGATTAATTTGTATTCCAAAGTATGTCTAGTTGATGATAGTCTGAGATGCTTCCATAGGACTCCCAAACAAGAGATTTTTACATGGACTTCTATGATTAGAGCATTTGTGCACAATGAACATTCTGATAAGGCACTACACTTTTTCAGAGAGCTTCGTTATACAGGAGTGGAGCCTGACCAATTCACCATTTCATGTGTGATGAATGCCTGTGCTGATCTAAGTATGCCAATAGCATGTGAACAGATACACTGTTATGCAGTCAAATCTGGATTTGATCGGTTTACTCTATGCGGCAATTCACAGATCGAGATGTATAGGGGTACAGGTGATCTTAAGGCTGCAAAAAAGTCATTTGAGAGAATACCATCCCTGGATACTTTCTCATGGTCTCAAATGATCTTGAGCTATGCAGTGCATGGCCATGGAAGAGAGGCTCTACTGCTATTTAAGAAAATGAGGGATTGTGGTGTCATGATAAATGAGTTTGCATTTCTTGCTGTTCTTGTTGCTTGTAGCCATGAGGGACTGATAGATGAAGGTTTCAG GAATTATGACAGCATGGTATCACATTACAGCTTTGTCCCGGACATGAAGCATATAGCATGCATGGTTGACCTCCTAGGTCATGTTGGGAAGGTGGCTGATGCTGAAGATTTCATAAAAAGTTATGGATTAGAAAATAATGCAGTACTTTGGCATACACTGTTGCGTGCCTGCAGAATCCATGGGGACAAAGATAGAGGTATAAAAACAGGAGAAAAACTAATGATGCTTGAGCCTTTTACTGCAAGTTCCTATGTCATGCTGTACAACTTGTACATGGATGCTGGGAAAATTTCACTTGCTATGAGGACAAGAGGCCAGATGAGAGAGCGAGGAATGACTAAGGAGTCTGGGATAAGTTGGGCAGAATTTAGAGGATCTGTCCATCATTTTGTTGACGGAGATAACTCTTGCTCACAGAAAGATGCAAGTTTTACAAGATTGGAAGAGTTGTTGGTGAGGGTGAAACAGAAGACTGAACAAGGCAGCATGAATGTTTGGGAGGTAGGATTCAAAAGCGGAAAGGTCAGTGAGAATGCAATCGACAAACATGGTGAATTGTTGGCAGTGGCTCTTGGATTGTCTACTTTGCCAAACACTGCTCCTGTAAAAGTTATGAAGAATCAGAAGATGTCCTGGGAAAGCCATGAGACACTGAAGTTGCTATCCGAAAGAGAAAACAGGGAAATAATTGTCAGAGATCCAACTCGCTTTCATCATTTTAGTCAAGGTTCATGCTCTTGCCTAGGCTACTGGTAG